TTTGTTGTTTAAATAAAAACCTGGCACCGAGCTATTGTGGCGTAGGGCAACCCCTAGACTATCGTGGCCGCAGCAGCGTTTCACCTCTGAGTTCGGGAAGGGTTCAGTGTGGTTCCACCGCGCCATAGGCACCAGGAAAACTTTAGTTTCTGTGATGTAGAGTACAGAAACCCTGAAGGCTGCAAGTAACGCGAAATCAATTGTAATGAGGTCAAGCCCTCGGTCTATTAGTACGGCTCGGCTACGTACATTGCTGCACTTCCACCTACCGCCTATGAACGGGTGTTCTGCCCGTGACCTTACCTACTTACGTAGTGAGAGCACTCATCTTGAGGTGGGCTTCCCACTTAGATGCTTTCAGCGGTTATCCGCTCCGCACTTGGCTACCCAGCGTTTACCGTTGGCACGATAACTGGTACACCAGCGGTGCGTCCTTCCCGGTCCTCTCGTACTAAGGAAGGCTCCTCTCAATGCTCTTACGCCTGCACCGGATATGGACCGAACTGTCTCACGACGTTCTGAACCCAGCTCACGTACCGCTTTAATGGGCGAACAGCCCAACCCTTGGGACGTACTTCCGCCCCAGGTTGCGATGAGCCGACATCGAGGTGCCAAACCTCCCCGTCGATGTGGACTCTTGGGGGAGATCAGCCTGTTATCCCTAGAGTAACTTTTATCCGTTGAGCGACGGCCATTCCACTCTGCGCCGTCGGATCACTAAGGCCTACTTTCGTACCTGCTCGACTTGTCAGTCTTGCAGTCAAGCTCCCTTTATGCCTTTACACTCGCCGCACGGTTTCCAAGCGTGCTGAGGGAACCTTTGCGCGCCTCCGTTACCTTTTAGGAGGCGACCGCCCCAGTCAAACTGCCCACCTGAAACTGTTCCCTGACCGGATAACGGTCATGGGTTAGAATTCTAGCTTCGCCAGAGTGGTATCTCACCGTTGGCTCCATATTCCCCACAAGGAATACTTTATCGCCTCCCACCTATCCTGCGCAAGCCAAGCCCGAACACAATTCCAGGCTACAGTAAAGCTTCATAGGGTCTTTCTGTCCAGGTGCAGGCAGTCCGTATCTTCACAGACATTCCTATTTCGCCGAGTCTCTCTCTGAGACACCATCCAGATCGTTACGCCTTTCGTGCGGGTCGGAACTTACCCGACAAGGAATTTCGCTACCTTAGGACCGTTATAGTTACGGCCGCCGTTCACCGGGGCTTCAGTCGCTAGCTTCAAGGTTTCCCCCTGACCAACTTCCTTAACCTTCCGGCACTGGGCAGGCGTCAGCCCCCATACTGCGTCATTTGACTTTGCGGAGACCTGTGTTTTTGGTAAACAGTCGCCTGGATCTCTTCACTGCGACCCACGTCTGAGGTGGGCACCCCTTCTTCCGAAGTTACGGGGCCATTTTGCCGAGTTCCTTAGAGAGAGTTATCTCGCGCCCCTTGGTATTCTCAACCTCCCTACCTGTGTCGGTTTCGGGTACAGGTAACTTAGAGTTAACGTGTTTAGAGCTTTTCTTGGAAGCTAGACTATGCCACTTCCCCGACGTATCGGGTCGTACTCACGCCTCAACTCAAGACGTTTTCGCCGTCTCTCATCATCTTGACGCTTGAACCGGTAACCAACATCCGGCTGACAATTGCCTTCTCCGTCCCTCTGCACAACTCCAAATCAGTACGGGAATTTTAACCCGTTGTCCATCGACTACGCCGTTCGGCCTCGCCTTAGGTCCTGACTAACCCTCCGGGGACGAACCTGGCGGAGGAAACCTTAGGGTTTCGGGGCATTGGATTCTCACCAATGTTTGCGCTACTCAAGCCGACATTCTCACTTCCGTTTCGTCCACAGCTGCTTGCCGCTACTGCTTCTACCTACGACGGAACGCTCCCCTACCGATTAATATAATTAATCCCACAGCTTCGGTACATCGCTTAGCCCCGTTCATTTTCGGCGCGAGAGCGCTTGACTAGTGAGCTATTACGCACTCTTTCAAGGGTGGCTGCTTCTAGGCAAACCTCCTAGTTGTCTGTGCACTCTCACCTCCTTTATCACTTAGCGATGATTTGGGGACCTTAGCTGGTGGTCTGGGCTGTTTCCCTCTTGACGATGAAGCTTATCCCCCACCGTCTCACTGGCAACGTGTGCTCTGGGTATTCTGAGTTTGTCTCGATTTGGTACCGTTCTCACAGCCCGCACCGAAACAGTGCTTTACCCCCCAGGTATAATCGTTACCGCTGCGCCTCAACACATTTCGGGGAGAACCAGCTAGCTCCTGGTTCGATTGGCATTTCACCCCTAACCACAGCTCATCCGCCGATTTTTCAACATCGGTCGGTGCGGACCTCCACTTGGTGTTACCCAAGCTTCATCCTGGCCATGGTTAGATCACCAGGGTTCGGGTCTATAAACACTGATTATCGCCCTATTCAGACTCGGTTTCCCTTTGGCTCCAGCATTCTCGCTTTAACCTACCAGTGCCTATAAGTCGCCGGCTCATTCTTCAACAGGCACGCGGTCAGACGTTAAATCGTCCTCCCACTGCTTGTAAGCTGACGGTTTCATGTTCTATTTCACTCCCCTTCCGGGGTTCTTTTCACCTTTCCCTCGCGGTACTGGTTCACTATCGGTCACACAGTAGTATTTAGCCTTACGAGATGGTCCTCGCGGATTCACATGGGATTCCTCGTGCCCCATGCTACTCGGGATACAGCTACTATCCTTGAGTTTTCAACTACAGGACTTTCACCTTCTCTGGTGCAGTATTTAGCTGCTTCGTTTAACCGCTAGATTCGATATTGCTGTCCCACAACCCCAGTCAGTAAACCGACTGGTTTAGGCTCTTCCCCGTTCGCTCACCACTACTTAGGGAATCTCTTTTGATTTCTCTTCCTCCAGCTACTAAGATGTTTCAGTTCGCTGGGTTGGCTCTCTCCTGCCTATATATTCAGCAGGTAGTATATAGGGTTGCCCCATTCGGAAATCTCCGGCTCAAAGTTTGCTTCCAACTCCCCGGAGCATATCGTCGGTAACCACGTCCTTCATCGCCTCTGTGTGCCTAGGTATCCACCGTCAGCCCTTATTAGCTTGACCACAAACAATTGGTTTTCACATTTGCAAACACGTTCATCTTTTGAATGTCTGTGTCTGCCTGCTTTTTTCGCGTTACTATGCAGTTTTCAAGGTTCTGGCTGGATTCATTTCCCAGCAGTCTGACATCATATATATATAGATATAAATGTCATGTTGCTGAACTTTATCCGATTTTTTTAATGGCAATCGCCACAGGTGGAGGTTAGCGGACTCGAACCGCTGACATCCTGCTTGCAAAGCAGGCGCTCTACCAACTGAGCTAAACCCCCGCTCAAGAATTAAAAATTAAAAATTAAAAATTAAAAATTGAATTTTCTTCATTTTTAATTTTACATTTTACATTTTTAATTGCTTCAGGTGGGCCATCCTGGACTCGAACCAGGGACCTCACCCTTATCAGGGGTGCGCTCTAACCACCTGAGCTAATAGCCCAATTCCGAACCAAATCATAGTTTGAAAGTTCATCACAAATATCTGCGACCGACCTAGGAATGACCATCTCAATTCTCTATTTGCTGAATGCTTTCGAGTTCTGAGTGGATTAGGTCTCCCTAAAAAGGAGGTGATCCAGCCACACCTTCCGGTACGGCTACCTTGTTACGACTTCACCCCAGTCACCAGCACTGCCTTAGGCATCCCCCTCTCCGAAAAGTTGGGGTAATGACTTCGGGCGTTGCCAGCTTCCATGGTGTGACGGGCGGTGTGTACAAGGCCCGGGAACGAATTCACTGCAGTATGCTGACCTGCAATTACTAGCGATTCCTCCTTCACGCAGGCGAGTTGCAGCCTGCGATCTGAACTGAGCTACGGTTTACGGGATTTGCTTGCATTCGCATGCTTGCTGCCCTCTGTCCGTAGCATTGTAGTACGTGTGTAGCCCAAGACGTAAGGGGCATGCTGACTTGACGTCATCCCCACCTTCCTCCGGTTTGTCACCGGCAGTCTCTCTAGAGTGCCCAACTTAATGCTGGCAACTAAAAACGAGGGTTGCGCTCGTTGCGGGACTTAACCCAACATCTCACGACACGAGCTGACGACAGCCATGCACCACCTGTGTTCGCGCTCCCGAAGGCACCCTCTGCTTTCACAAAGGTTCGCGACATGTCAAGTCTTGGTAAGGTTCTTCGCGTTGCATCGAATTAAACCACATACTCCACCGCTTGTGCGGGCCCCCGTCAATTCCTTTGAGTTTCACAGTTGCCTGCGTACTCCCCAGGCGGGATACTTAACGCGTTAGCTACGGCACGGCTCGGGTCGATACAAGCCACGCCTAGTATCCATCGTTTACGGCTAGGACTACTGGGGTATCTAATCCCATTCGCTCCCCTAGCTTTCGTCCATGAGTGTCAGTTGCGGCCTAGCAGAGCGCTTTCGCCACCGGTGTTCTTCCTGATCTCTACGCATTTCACCGCTACACCAGGAATTCCCTCTGCCCCGAACGCACTCTAGCCATGTAGTTTCCACTGCTCTTATGAGGTTGAGCCTCACTCTTTAACAGCAGACTTACATAGCCACCTGCGGACGCTTTACGCCCAATCATTCCGGATAACGCTTGCATCCTCCGTATTACCGCGGCTGCTGGCACGGAGTTAGCCGATGCTGATTCCTCAGGTACCGTCATTGTGTTCTTCCCTGAGAAAAGAGGTTTACGACCCAAGAGCCTTCCTCCCTCACGCGGTATTGCTCCGTCAGGCTTTCGCCCATTGCGGAAAATTCCCCACTGCTGCCTCCCGTAGGAGTCTGGGCCGTGTCTCAGTCCCAGTGTGGCTGATCATCCTCTCAGACCAGCTACTGATCGTCGCCTAGGTAGGCTTTTACCCCACCTACTAGCTAATCAGACGCGAGCTCATCTTCAGGCAGCAAGCCTTTCACCTCTCGGCACATCCGGTATTAGCCACCGTTTCCAGTGGTTGTCCCAGACCTGAAGCCAGATTCTCACGCGTTACTCACCCGTCCGCCACTGTGTCCGAAGACACCGTTCGACTTGCATGTGTTAAGCATACCGCCAGCGTTCATCCTGAGCCAGGATCAAACTCTCCGTTTTGAAGTGTTTGCTTTATTAGCTCTTTCTGGCTGACTTTTTTTCCACCTCAGCCTAGTGTTTTAATTTAATTGACGCAGGCTACTTGTGGTATTATGACTTTCAAACTATAATATTTTCAAGGTTCGGTCGCCTTGCTGGCGTCGCTCTGTCGCGTCCGTCTCTCAGGCACTTATTCAATATAACTAACACAACTCTAACTGTCAACTGTTTTTCCATCTATTTTTGGAACAAATTTTGCACCCCCCTAAAACTCCCCACAGTGCTAGGTTGTAAGCAACAATGGTGTAGGCACTGTGCTGACTAAGGAGGGTAAAGCGTGAATTTTCAGTCGGTAATAGCAACACTGCATCAATTCTGGAGTGATCGCGGTTGCCTTATTGCCCAGCCCTATGACATTGAAAAAGGGGCAGGCACTAAGAACCCGCATACTTTTTTAAGAGCGCTGGGGCCGGAACCTTGGGCTGTTGCTTATGTTGAACCATGTCGTCGTCCAACAGATGGACGCTACGGCGAAAATCCTAATCGTTTTCAACACTATTATCAGTACCAAGTTCTGATTAAGCCTTCGCCAGACAATATTCAAGAGATTTATCTTGATTCTTTAAGAGCTTTAGGCATTCGTCCTGAAGACCACGATATCCGTTTTGTGGAAGACAACTGGGAAGATGCAACAGTAGGAGCTTGGGGTACTGGTTGGGAAGTATGGTTGGACGGAATGGAAATCACCCAGTTTACCTACTTCCAACAATGTGGGGGAATCGACTGCCGTCCAGTATCGATTGAGATTACATATGGATTAGAGCGGCTGGCAATGTATCTCCAGCAGGTAGAAGCAATCACTAAAATCCATTGGACGGATAACATTACTTATGGAGATGTTTTCCTGCAAAATGAGATTGAGCAGAGTACTTACAACTTTGAAGCATCAAATCCTGAGTTGTTGCTGACACTATTTAATCTATACGAGCAGGAAGCTACTCAATTGACGGAGCGTGGATTGGTCTTACCCAGCCTGGATTATGTGATGAAGTGTTCGCATACATTCAATTTGCTAGATGCAAGAGGCGTAATTTCGGTAACGGAGAGAACTCGCTATATTGCTAGGATTCGTCATTTGGCCCGAAAGGTGGCTCATTTGTATGTTGAGCAAAGGGAAAAGCTAGGTTTTCCATTACTCAATAAGCCGATTTGACAACCAGCTGCACCGCAATCGTTTTCACAGCAAGTTATACTGCAACCTGTTTCACCTTTAGAAGGTAGATTCCATCATTCCTATTGCATAGATTTATTGTTGTCTAATGCAGAGAGAAGTCTGCGCGGAGGAAGCCTCCGTTTATAACTGCGATGGATGCAGAGACGCAGAGGGAGAGCTTAAAATCATGCAATAAGTCTAATAAATTCAATGAGCCATAAAGACGCAAAAAAGGTAGAGAATGAAGTGTAAAAAATTACGGTGTGTGAAAGATGGTGAATTGGAGTGAACTTTTAGAACCGATCGCAGCTTGGTTTCGTTCTCTAGGCATCCCTGAGCCGATTGTACATTGGGGGCATCCGTTAATGATGGCGATCGTTGTTTTTGTGATGGGTAGTTTTGTCGCATTGGCAGGTTGGCGGGGAAAACTACTTGAAAGCAAAGATAAAGATGCTGCTCTTAAAAATCGGATTGCCCATCGGCAATTAGCACCGTGGCTGTTTTTATTTCTCGCAAGTGGTTACACAGGTGGGGTATTGTCTTTAGTAATGCAGCGTCAACCAATTTTTGAAAGTCCTCATTTTTGGACTGGTTCGCTAGTGCTGTTACTGCTTCTAATAAATGGTGTGATTTCTCTAAGCGGATTTGCGGGAAATAAAAAAGCGTTACGTGCTATTCATGCCTATTTGGGCAGCGTAGCAGTTTGTATTTTATTTGTCCATGCCGTTTTGGGATTGCAATTGGGCATATCCTTATGATCAGCAGCTATTAGCTAATGCTGTAAGATTATTACCTTAATAAAGTAAAGCTAAAAGAACAAAGCCTGCTGATGCGGGCTTTGTTTGTATAAACCGAATAAACTATAGTTCACTACAAGCATGAGAATAGTTCTTTGTTGCTTGCCTAGTTATTTTTAAGTGAGTCGCAAATTTTATTCGTTAGGTGCTTCTACGAAGAAATCTTATGATTCAGACGAGTGGTGTAATTATTTGTCTTGGTTATATTTTTGGATTGTTATTTACAGCAGTTCCCTGGGGTGGTGCGTGGATTTTGGTTTTGGGGGTAGTGGGAGCAGTTGTATCTAGAAGACTCTACACGACTTCACGACAAGTTGCTCAGAAACCAGAAGCTACAACTGGAAGCAAAACCAAGACAGTACCTAATACTTGGCAGACAACTCTTCATCCTAGAGTATGGTTAGCTGCTGCCTTGGTAGGGTTGTTGGCAACCTTGTATTTTCAATTGCGTGTGCCACAACCAGGAGCAAAAGATATCAGTCAGTTTGTTCCACCAGGAAATAGTAGTAATCAAGAACAACTTGTGATTGTTCGTGGGGAAGTGGCAAGTGCTCCCCGCTTGACTCGCAGTCAACGTGGACAATTTTGGTTAGAAGCGACGCAATTAGATGACGTAAAAAATGAAAAAGGTTCAGCATCTGTGCCGAAAGGCGTGACAGGCAAACTGTACGTGACTGTACCTTTACTTCAGGTGACTGGATTATATCCTAGTCAACAAATTACTGTGACTGGGATTTTGTACAAGCCAAAAGCAGCATTAAATCCAGGCGCTTTTGACTTTCAGAAATATCTTCAACAAGAAGGAACATTTGCAGGATTGATTGGACGGCAGGTAAATATTTTAGATGATGAGCCTAATAAATGGAGATGGTGGCAAATCCGGGAGCGAATTGTACAATCCCAAGTTCGTTGGTTAGGTGTCCCAGAAGGGCCACTTGTCAGCGCAATGGTTCTGGGAAGCAAAGCAGTTGATTTACCCTACGACATCCGCGATTTATTTGTACAGGCGGGATTAGCTCATGCTTTGGCAGCTTCCGGGTTTCAAACTTCCTTGATTTTAGGTGTGATATTACAGTTAACAAGGCGTTTCAAAAAGGGAACGCAATTTACTCTTGGCTTTTTAGCTTTAATTATTTTTCTGAGTTTAACAGGGTTTCAGGCTGCGGTACTTAGAGCCGTGATTATGGGTTTTGCAGCTTTAGTTGGTCTGTTATTAAAAAGAAAGGTAAAACAATTAGGCTCACTGCTATTGGCAGCGACACTTTTATTACTGTTTAATCCTTTATGGATTTGGGATTTAGGCTTTCAACTAAGTTTTTTAGCGACGCTGGGATTAATTGTTACAGTACCCGCAATAATTGAACGCTTGGGTTGGCTACCACCTGCGATCGCGTCTTTGATTGCTGTTCCCTTAGCTGCGACAATTTGGACTTTACCTTTGCAGCTTTTTGTTTTCGGGGTGATGCCATCTTATAGCTTACTACTAAATATCTTTAGCACTCCATTAATTTCTATCATTAGTATCGGTGGAATAGTTAGCGCCATAGCGGCGTTAATTTGGCCGACAGCAGGAAGCTTTTTAGCAGGAATATTACATTATCCTACTGATTGGTTAATTGAATTAGTAGAATTTTTTAGCAAGCTACCAGGAAACTCTGTTGCTGTAGGTAGCATATCAACTTGGCAAATATTGGCTATTTATGCACTAATTATGTTGGTTTGGTGGGTGCGTTGGTGGCAGATACGGTGGTGGTTTGCTAGTTTAATTGCGGTTGGTTTGGTAATTATTCCAATTTGGCATTCTGCAAACACGTTGTTTCGGATAACTATATTGGCAGCAGATGCAGAACCTATTTTGGTTATTCAAGACCGGGGAACAGTCACTGTAATTAATAGTGGCGATGAGGGTACAGGACGCTTTACGATTTTACCGTTTCTGCAACAGCAGGGTGTAAATCAAATTAATTGGGCGATCGCAACTGATTTTCAAGGTAATGAAAGTAATGCTTGGTTAGAACTACTGCAATATTTACCGATTAAAAATTTTTATGAATATTCACCAAAGCCAGAAAATACCATTGCACTGCAAGCAATACAACAGCAATTACAAAAGCATCAAGGTATATACCAAGCTTTAGCACTTGGTCAAGCTGTGAATACTGGTTCGACAGTAACACAATTAATTAATGACCAATTACCGATTTTGCAATTGCAAATTCAAGGACAAAACTGGTTATTAGTGGGTAATATTAAGTCTAAAGAGGTACAACAGTTAGTTAAATCTGGAACTTTACCTCGTCCACAAGTGATTTGGTGTTCTCCTGAGTCTTTGAAAGATTTAGTTTTGGCACTACAACCACAAATAGCGATCGCTTCTTCTGCCAATCTTGATACAAAAACTTTGTCTGAACTAGGAAAAAGCCAAACGCAACTGTTTTTTACAGGAAGAGATGGGGCAATTCAATGGACACCTAACGGTCAGTTTGAAACGTTTATCCAAGCAACAGAAAGCAAATCCTCTGTGTTATAAAAAATGCACAAATATAAATAAAAGGCAGGAAATCCTGCCTTGATAATCGACCAGATGAATAGGTCTGTAGCCAAATTAAGTTTCACACATTACTTTGACAAAGTTATGAAGAATTTGTGACAAACTTATTAATAATTGAAGACTTTTGATTTCAGTGATTTATAAAACTTTGAATTTTTTCGGATTACTGATATTTTTTCATAAATAAAAACCCCTGGGAAACTGGGGTTTAATTATTCGCTATTAGCTAGCTGCGAGTTTGTTAGTTGGTGAGTCTCGATCAACTCAGAGAAACTAGTAAAAGGTAGTAAGTTTTACCTTATTACAGAGGTGTTTTTGAACCTCAATTAACTATTGCACACTGATTTGACGAAACTATTGCAACTGGATGACACAAGTATGAACAATTTGAAATATTTCTAAAAGCCAATAGGAAGAAGAAATTATTTTTCTTTTTTTAGCTGTAATAGCTCCCAAGTTTTCAATAGAGCGATCGCTTTATTGCTCAGGATGATATAATTGTAAAACTGATGTGGAATAATTAGCGTCAAATCACAACATTTAGATGCTTGATAAGCACTAAAATCCGTGAATAAATAGCTGGAGAGGTGGCAGAGCGGTTGAATGCGACGCACTCGAAATGCGTTTTGGGGCAACTCAACGGGGGTTCGAATCCCCCCCTCTCCGTTTAAAAGTATAACTAAGGGCTGTCAAATCAAATACAATACTCTTGTACAAAGTTACATAGAAGAGATTTAGGCTCAAGAGTAGGGTCTATTTTGAATAAAGGTGCGATCGCCTAAGATATCTTAGCAAAATCAATTATTTTACTGTAGGTAATGTTACGTGCTAGCATAAGTTACTCCGCAGAGGCATAGAAAGTTCCTACTTGCTTTTAAGTAAGTTTGCAAAATAGGTAAAGAATAATTGATATTGCAGTAATACTTTCTAATCATGTCATTTTCTTTACTTGACAAAACCAAAATATACATCGTCAATACGGATTTTTGGGCTAAACTAGTGCCATTGTGTGAGAAGTGAACGATGGCAAATCAGAGCCTGGGACGATTACTATCATTTGGTTTTATCAGTTTCTGTTTTTGTGTAGGTATTGGTATAGGTGTGATCATCCGGTTTGGGCAATTGCAACCATCAGATGCCGCTACGTCATCTACCAAACCAGAACAATTCCCATTTGCTTTACCAGAACCTACGCCACTACCTGGGAAAGAACAATCCTTTTCCGACACTATTACTATCAAAGCCGTTGGAGATATTATTCCTGGTACTAATTTCCCCAACTATAGATTGCCACGCTTCCGCAATCAGTTACTACCAAAGTCAGTGAGAGCTAACTTGCAAGAATCTGATATTTTGTTTGGTAATTTTGAAAGTAGTTTAACAAACTATCCCTACACAACTAAAGATATTAGTCAAGGACAAGTGTTTGCGTTTCGCTCGCCACCAGGATACGCTCAGGTATTCGCTGAGGCTGGTTTTGATGTGTTTAATATGGCGAATAACCATGCAATGGACTTTGGTAAGGCAGGCTTCCAAGATACAAAGAACAATCTTGAGGCTGTAGGCATTGCAACATTAGGTCATAAAAATCAAATTCTCTATTTAGAAGCTAAGAATATTCCAATTGCCATGATCGGGTTTTCACCGTATGAAATGTATAACTCTATTCACGATCTAGCGGCAGCTAAAGCACTTGTAATAGAAGCCAAAAATAACGCCAACATTGTCATCGTATCAATGCACGCCGGAGCAGAAGGCACACAAGCACTACACGTTAAGAATCAAACAGAGTTTTTTTATGGAGAAAACAGAGGGAATTCTATTAAATTTGCGCGGGCGATGATTGATGCGGGGGCAGACTTAGTGCTGGGGCATGGCCCACACGTTCCAAGAGCAATGGAAATGTATAAAGGAAAAATCATAGCCTATTCTTTAGGGAACTTTTTAGGATATCAAACTTTATCTACAGAAGCCCAGACAGGTTACTCAATGATTTTAGAAGTCAAACTCAACCAGACAGGAGATTTAGTATCAGGCAAAATTATCCCTATTCGGATGAATCGCCAGGGTATCCCCCAAATTGATCAGCGTTTTCAGACGGTAGCACTTTTGCGTTATTTGAACAATTACGATTTCCCTAAAAATCCATTGAAAATTAATAAGAATGGAAAAATTTTAGTACTAAATAGCAAAAAGTAAACCTTCCTAAAAGAATCCTCTTAATTGTTATCATCTTCCAGCTGTTCCTGAGACTTTTCATCCTTACGTGGTTGACTCTCAGCAGAAGAATTTTGCTTTTCCTCTAGTGTTGGTACTACCACAGCAGATGGATCTGACTGTTTGGGTGGTGCTGTTGGTATGACCGCAGGATTCGATTGCCTAACTGTTCCAGGCAAAGCAGAATCCTTATTCAAAGTGGGTAAAGGGTTATATTTATATATTGATGGTGTGGGAGAATCATTCCGAGACGATCGCACCGCCCGTAACTTCTCTACTAGCGAGGGTGAAGCAGAAACGTTAGGCGAAGCAGCGGGTTGATTAAGGTCGCCGCGTTGCGATTCTCCTGTAGGATTTTTGCCACTATTGCTAGATGCTTCCTGAGAAGCACGGCGATTGCGCTGACGCCGCTTGGATGTAGAAACTGATGGAGATTCGGACGGAGAGATAGTATTACTTTCTCTATCCGCAGGTGAAGATGAACTATTAGTGTTAGGTACTTTTTTCGTAGGCGCTTGAAGTGGCTGCTCAAAAGTTGGCTTTGAAGTCTCCTGCGGTTGAAATTTGGGAAAAATGCTAGTGATGGCAAAACCTGTTGTAGCAGCAACAAAGACTACACTTGCACCAATAAGTAATTTAGAAGAATCCATTTTTTTAGGTAGTACAGGAAGCTTCCTCGCTGACAGCTTATTGGGATTTTTAGCTTTTTTCTTAAATAAATTTTCTGACTCCTGCACAGATAAATTGACAGTAGGTACTGCGTATGTGTGTAGAGCTTGCGGTGTTGAATTCATCTGATTTCCAGGTAGCAATTGCAACCATTCAGCAACTGTTGCTGGACGAAAGCGAGATTCAACAGCCATACCACGCATTACCGCTTGATTCACAGCAGCACTCAGGTGAGGTTGGAGTTCACGAGGTGAAGGCATTTTCTCGCGATCGCGTAGCAACGCTGGCATCGGAACCTGTGCCGTCAACAGCGCATACAAGGTTGCTGCCAAACCGTAAACATCCGTTGCAGGTGTGCGCGGCGCTTGCGAGAGATACTGCTCAATTGGAGAATAACCCTCAGAGACCAAACCAGTATGAGTTTGCCTCATACCACCATTAAATTCGCGGGCAATGCCAAAATCAATTAGGACTACTTCCTGAGTTCCTTGCCGGAGGATAATATTATCTGGTTTAACATCCCGGTGAAGCAAACCATTGTTGTGTACTACCTGTAATGCCGCCCCAATTTGACGGATATAATGAATTGCTGTCCCTTCTGGCAAAGGTATTCCTGGTAAAACAAAGGCGTCTCCCAAAGTATCCCCTGGAATGTATTCCATCACCATATAAGGCAATCCAGCTTCCACAAAAAAGTCGCTGACTCGGACAATATTTGGGTGGACACAAGTAGCTAATCGTCTAGCTTCATCTTGGAATTGACGCTCGAACTTAGCAAAATCGGGATGTTGTCGCAGCCGTTCATTGATGGTTTTCATCACTACTTCATGACCTAAGTAGTGATGCGTAGCCTTGAACGTAATGCCAAAGCCACCTCGCCCTATTTCTTGAATTAGGGTATATTTTCCACCCTGCAAAATTGTGCCTGCTAACATAAGAAAGTTCTGAGTTCTAAGTCCTGAGTGAGCAGATAGATACTAAGTCCTGAGCCTTAAATAATTTCCAAAAAGGTCTTCCCTTATTTTTGCAGAGCAGAGACTTTCCCTGCCGCAAACTAAGCTTGTTTGCTTATCCTACAGGATGATTCGGTTATTGAATCTGTCTATGTGGATAAAACCTCCTTATTCTCGCAACAGTCTTGTCTTTTTCATAGAATAGCGCGGTACTGCAACAACCTGGAGTGAAAGATAGGCCAAACTTGTCTTCCACTTCAATAATTAGCGGGGGAAATAAAGGATAACTTGCCCAATAAAGCGTTGATTAGTAAGTTT
This region of Nostoc sp. UHCC 0302 genomic DNA includes:
- a CDS encoding DUF4079 domain-containing protein — encoded protein: MVNWSELLEPIAAWFRSLGIPEPIVHWGHPLMMAIVVFVMGSFVALAGWRGKLLESKDKDAALKNRIAHRQLAPWLFLFLASGYTGGVLSLVMQRQPIFESPHFWTGSLVLLLLLINGVISLSGFAGNKKALRAIHAYLGSVAVCILFVHAVLGLQLGISL
- a CDS encoding ComEC/Rec2 family competence protein — protein: MIQTSGVIICLGYIFGLLFTAVPWGGAWILVLGVVGAVVSRRLYTTSRQVAQKPEATTGSKTKTVPNTWQTTLHPRVWLAAALVGLLATLYFQLRVPQPGAKDISQFVPPGNSSNQEQLVIVRGEVASAPRLTRSQRGQFWLEATQLDDVKNEKGSASVPKGVTGKLYVTVPLLQVTGLYPSQQITVTGILYKPKAALNPGAFDFQKYLQQEGTFAGLIGRQVNILDDEPNKWRWWQIRERIVQSQVRWLGVPEGPLVSAMVLGSKAVDLPYDIRDLFVQAGLAHALAASGFQTSLILGVILQLTRRFKKGTQFTLGFLALIIFLSLTGFQAAVLRAVIMGFAALVGLLLKRKVKQLGSLLLAATLLLLFNPLWIWDLGFQLSFLATLGLIVTVPAIIERLGWLPPAIASLIAVPLAATIWTLPLQLFVFGVMPSYSLLLNIFSTPLISIISIGGIVSAIAALIWPTAGSFLAGILHYPTDWLIELVEFFSKLPGNSVAVGSISTWQILAIYALIMLVWWVRWWQIRWWFASLIAVGLVIIPIWHSANTLFRITILAADAEPILVIQDRGTVTVINSGDEGTGRFTILPFLQQQGVNQINWAIATDFQGNESNAWLELLQYLPIKNFYEYSPKPENTIALQAIQQQLQKHQGIYQALALGQAVNTGSTVTQLINDQLPILQLQIQGQNWLLVGNIKSKEVQQLVKSGTLPRPQVIWCSPESLKDLVLALQPQIAIASSANLDTKTLSELGKSQTQLFFTGRDGAIQWTPNGQFETFIQATESKSSVL
- a CDS encoding CapA family protein encodes the protein MANQSLGRLLSFGFISFCFCVGIGIGVIIRFGQLQPSDAATSSTKPEQFPFALPEPTPLPGKEQSFSDTITIKAVGDIIPGTNFPNYRLPRFRNQLLPKSVRANLQESDILFGNFESSLTNYPYTTKDISQGQVFAFRSPPGYAQVFAEAGFDVFNMANNHAMDFGKAGFQDTKNNLEAVGIATLGHKNQILYLEAKNIPIAMIGFSPYEMYNSIHDLAAAKALVIEAKNNANIVIVSMHAGAEGTQALHVKNQTEFFYGENRGNSIKFARAMIDAGADLVLGHGPHVPRAMEMYKGKIIAYSLGNFLGYQTLSTEAQTGYSMILEVKLNQTGDLVSGKIIPIRMNRQGIPQIDQRFQTVALLRYLNNYDFPKNPLKINKNGKILVLNSKK
- the glyQ gene encoding glycine--tRNA ligase subunit alpha, translated to MNFQSVIATLHQFWSDRGCLIAQPYDIEKGAGTKNPHTFLRALGPEPWAVAYVEPCRRPTDGRYGENPNRFQHYYQYQVLIKPSPDNIQEIYLDSLRALGIRPEDHDIRFVEDNWEDATVGAWGTGWEVWLDGMEITQFTYFQQCGGIDCRPVSIEITYGLERLAMYLQQVEAITKIHWTDNITYGDVFLQNEIEQSTYNFEASNPELLLTLFNLYEQEATQLTERGLVLPSLDYVMKCSHTFNLLDARGVISVTERTRYIARIRHLARKVAHLYVEQREKLGFPLLNKPI